ATAAACGACCGTACTGATCTCTTTGCTCGACATCGAATTCCAATTTTACTTTTCGATTCTCAACCATTTTTCGGTTGGCTTGAAAAGCTTCCTCAGCAAATTGTTCGGCATTTTTTTTAGAGCTTTGAAATTCTGGAGCGTCAACACCAATGTATCTCAGTTTTTCTCCATTATTGAGTTCTATGGTATCTCCATCAATCACTGTTTTTACAATATACTGACCGGATTCCTGCTGGAAGTAGTTGTACATGATAAAGATTATTAAAACCGCCAGTAAAGTGGTTAAAGAATTTTTTTGGACCTTTTTCATTACACCACCCGATAAAGAGGCTCTTTCCCATTAAAAACCCGGATAAGGTTCTCTGCTGCAATATTCCCCATTTTTAGGTTTGCTTCTCGAGTATGAGAGGAAATATGGGGAGTGGTTATAACGTTTGGCAGCGATAAGAGTGGGCTATCAAAGGGAGGCTCATGAGTAAAAACATCCAGAGCTGCTCCGGCAATACGATTTTCCTTTAAGTAAAGATAGAGAGCTTCCTCATTGATAAGCTCGCCACGAGCAGTGTTGATCAGAAAAGCTTCTTTTTTCATAAATGAAAGTAATTTGTCATTTATCATCTCACGAGTATCATCAGTAAGAGGTGCATGGAGAGAGATAAAATCAGCGTCTTTAAATAATTTTTCAAGCTCGACTTTTTTATAAGGGAGTATTTCGTTGTTGATAAAAGGATCATAATAGAGTACTTTCATCGCAAACGCTTGTGCATACTGAGCAACATTTTTCCCAATTCTTCCAAAACCGACAATACCTATGGTTTTTCCTTCGAGCTCTAATCCAAAACTGGTTGCCCCCCATTCCTTATTCTTTATTTGCTCGATGA
This portion of the Candidatus Atribacteria bacterium ADurb.Bin276 genome encodes:
- the yokF gene encoding SPBc2 prophage-derived endonuclease YokF precursor is translated as MKKVQKNSLTTLLAVLIIFIMYNYFQQESGQYIVKTVIDGDTIELNNGEKLRYIGVDAPEFQSSKKNAEQFAEEAFQANRKMVENRKVKLEFDVEQRDQYGRLLAYVYTEDGIMVNEWLVANGYAKTVVFPPNVRYVDRFKHLEKEAQKQKIGLWSE
- the yoaD gene encoding putative 2-hydroxyacid dehydrogenase YoaD, with translation MKKAIILARSFARSAKDPLRRLEAAGIQVEIKKNPNPENEDTVSELINDAEGVLVGMDRVGEVVFTNCPNLKVVSKHGVGVDNIDIQSAQKHGVVVANAPGTNSVSVAEMAFTLMLVLARKIPHFIEQIKNKEWGATSFGLELEGKTIGIVGFGRIGKNVAQYAQAFAMKVLYYDPFINNEILPYKKVELEKLFKDADFISLHAPLTDDTREMINDKLLSFMKKEAFLINTARGELINEEALYLYLKENRIAGAALDVFTHEPPFDSPLLSLPNVITTPHISSHTREANLKMGNIAAENLIRVFNGKEPLYRVV